In Dromaius novaehollandiae isolate bDroNov1 chromosome 4, bDroNov1.hap1, whole genome shotgun sequence, a single genomic region encodes these proteins:
- the HS3ST1 gene encoding heparan sulfate glucosamine 3-O-sulfotransferase 1, which yields MAAFLLGAVLLIVQPHIVPSRPAVNSKAETSSQSVPRELLKKTIPKNDFKENIHSNGSCQQLPQTIIIGVRKGGTRALLEMLSLHPDIAAAESEVHFFDWEDHYGKGLQWYINQMPFSYPHQITVEKTPAYFTSPKVPERVYNMNQSMRLLLILRDPSERVLSDYTQVFYNHMQKHKPYPSIEQFLIKDGELNVDYKAINRSLYYIHMQNWLKYFPLDRIHIVDGDKLIKDPFPEIEKVERFLKLSPQINASNFYFNKTKGFYCLRDSGRERCLHESKGRAHPQVDTHLLEKLHEYFHEPNKKFFELVGRTFDWHSFVAS from the coding sequence ATGGCAGCTTTTCTGCTGGGAGCTGTGTTGCTTATTGTTCAACCTCATATAGTGCCTTCCAGACCGGCTGTAAATTCAAAGGCTGAGACCTCTTCTCAGTCTGTTCCGAGagagcttttaaagaaaacaattccAAAAAATGACTTCAAGGAAAACATTCATTCTAATGGATCATGCCAGCAGCTGCCACAGACTATTATTATTGGAGTGAGGAAAGGGGGAACAAGAGCTTTGTTAGAGATGTTAAGCCTCCATCCAGATATCGCGGCAGCAGAAAGTGAAGTTCACTTCTTTGACTGGGAAGATCATTACGGAAAAGGATTGCAGTGGTATATTAATCAAATGCCATTCTCCTATCCCCATCAGATCACCGTGGAAAAAACTCCAGCATATTTCACATCACCGAAAGTGCCTGAAAGAGTTTATAACATGAACCAATCAATGAGATTACTCCTGATTTTAAGAGACCCAAGTGAGAGAGTACTATCAGATTACACCCAAGTGTTCTATAATCACATGCAGAAGCACAAGCCGTATCCATCCATTGAACAGTTCCTGATTAAAGATGGTGAACTCAATGTGGACTACAAGGCAATAAACAGAAGCTTATATTACATTCACATGCAAAACTGGTTGAAGTATTTTCCTCTTGATCGCATCCACATTGTAGATGGAGATAAACTAATCAAAGATCCCTTTCCAGAAATAGAGAAGGTAGAGAGATTTTTGAAGTTATCACCACAGATAAATGcttcaaacttttatttcaataaaactaAAGGCTTCTATTGCCTAAGAGACAGTGGTAGGGAACGTTGTTTACATGAGTCAAAAGGACGAGCGCACCCACAGGTAGATACCCACTTACTCGAGAAACTGCATGAATATTTCCATGAACCCAACAAGAAATTTTTTGAGCTTGTTGGCAGAACATTTGACTGGCACTCATTTGTGGCAAGTTAG